ACATTACCGTGAATGTCTGTACCCCACGTTCCTTGCATATAAGAGCAATTTTCATCGGTGAGAAACACCGCAAGGCGGTCAATACCAAGTCGCGTGATACCAAAGGTCACTGCGGACTTACACACATCACGCACCGTCATACAACGGGAAAGTTCAACCATACTTGCGTGCAGCATACGCACATTTTGCTCTTGGCGTTTACGAATATAAATTTGTGAAAGCAATGAGCCAAAAGACTCAAGCATTTGCTTTTGATAGGAGGTGATCGGGAAGCGATGAATAAAGTTATCCAATGCAACCCAACCAATGGTATCTCCACCGTCACGCAAAATAAGCATGCCATTCCACCCCTGCCCGATGACGTTACCATCATTGTAAAGGGGGGCATCTTCAATCACGATTAGGCTTTCACTTCCTTCAAACAGAGCGTTGATGTAGGCTTCTTCCAAATGATGGAGATCATACTGAGTATGATGAATGTCGGTGGTATTGCCTTTCTCATCTGTCCCATAGGTGCCACTAAAGCAGCGTTTCTTAATATCGAGTAGCATCAACGCCACCCGATCAATCCCCAGATGACCACGAATAGACTCGACGGCAAAACGGTGCAAATCATCCAAGGTTTCCGGGTTGGATATCTCGACAGCGATTTTTTGCACCAGCTTCATATCTTCAATAAACTGTTCGCGTTGCTGGATCACATCAAGATACTTTGCTTCCTTAATATCACGCTGCCGATACTCTCGCGTTGCTTCAAGTTCAGCGCGTAAGCATTGCCAGCGCGCTGCAACAATCTGCATTAAATCTAACGAGCTATCTTCGCTAGCTTGGGTCACTTTTTGCGAGTTTGCATTGTCGATAATTAAGTAAGTGCGGGCTTGGCTATGGTTATCTAACACAAAAAGATAAGTTTCAACGTCGCTGCTGGTGCGGCTTTTAAAGTGGCTACTAGACATCGTCAGAGGAATCATTCCATCGCAGGTATCAAACTGCGCCCCCCACGACCAAAAAGATTCTGAGTACTTATTTGGATCACTAGGCTCACCAATAAAGTGGACGATTTTGCGCGAGCGACACAGCTCTTGCTCAGAGACGATACTCAACGATTTAGGCTCAACTAAAGCGTCAAGATGCTCAAATAAAGCATTCGCTAAAAACTTATGATTTCTTGCTGACATGATGTCTTTAAGTAGTGCGCGCGCAAACATGGTGATCTTAACTCGTATTGAAATTTATTTTCCCGCAGCACCAAACTATCACCCAGCCATATGCAATCATATTTATTTTGAAGCATGCTGTTAACTCACTCGCAGTTAACAGTGATGAGTTTTTTTATACATGAGGCCTCTTGCATTTTTTGACCTTATTTCCATTTTTTGCATTTTCGCGATCATGGTGGCAAAGACCTGAACGACAACGAAAATGGACAATCTTGTCACTCCGGTTATCAAGTTCTACTCTGTTTATTAGACACAAGGTATGATTTGTGGAAAAGTTTCATCATGGCACCTAACGCAAGCTTATTGCGTGAGTTAGGAATAACAATAAATAACAACGATACCCAAGTCGCTTCAAAAGACGGATTCAGAGCGTCTCAACTGATTCGAGAATGAGCATGTAGAGGCTTTATTGCCGCTTATTTTCGAGCTCATCGGTGAGGCTACTTGGAACACGCCCAAATAATGGGCATAACAAAGATAATAATGAAGTTTTTACTATCACTTTTGTTCGTCGTCCTATCAGCGTCAGTCTACTCAGAGACAGATATTTCTGTCCCCAGCGCTGTGTCAGTCAATAAAGTTACCGTTGATAAATCCAAACGACGCTTATATCTGATGAACAACGATCAAGTTGTTCGAGAGTTTCGCATTGCTCTTGGCAAACGGCCCGTAGGACATAAGGTTTACGAAGGTGATCAGCGTACGCCTGAAGGGATATACAAGCTCGAATTTGTTATGGAGGACTCGCAGTTCTACCGTTCGATTCACATCAGTTACCCCAATGAACAAGATGTTGCCTTTGCTCAGCGGTTAAACCTAAACCCTGGGGGTGATATTAAGATTCACGGTCAGAAAAATGGTGAGTTACGCCCTAGTAAGTTTGTGCAAAGCTTTGACTGGACGGATGGCTGTATTGCACTCACCAACGAAGAGATGGATGAGTTGCTGTCTCTAGTGAAAGTCGGCACGCCGATTGAAATCTTGCCATAAGAAGCGCATCAAAAAAGCCGAACGAAATGTTCGGCTCTTTCCATAAAGAATTGGGTAACTAGGCGATGATTTCCCAGCTATGAGTCATCTTAACGCCTTCACCTAACATCAAGCAGACCGAACAATACTTTTCCAAAGATGCTGACGTCACTTGCTCAACCGTGTCAGCATCAAGATCTTCACCAGATACTTCAAAATGAATATTAACCTGCGTGAAGATACGCGGTGGTGTCTCGCGACGCTCTGTTGTGAGTTTCGCTGTACAGGAAGCGACGTTTTTACCCGCTTGTTTCAACCCGTCAACAACGTCAACAGAACTGCAGCCACCCGCCGCCATTAACACCATTTCCATCGGGCTTGGCGCCGTTGCACCACCATTACCATCCATGACAATTGAATGGCCTGATTGAGATTGACCCAAGAACTTAAAATCTTCGATCCATTTTACTTCTGCTTGCATCTGCACTTCTCTTTTATATAGCATCTTGGGGGAAAACGACCCCAGTTTGACGACGAATTTCTGTCAACAGTTTAGCGACGATCAGCGAACGCGTTTTACGTGCTGGATTCATTTTATTATTGTAGAACTGCTCGGCAAAATCGAGCGTTTCATAAAACATAGGATTGGCATGTTGCTCAAGCGTCAAATCTTCTGGTTCTTGACCACGCATGATTTTCGTGACCTTTTTACCCGTTGAAATCATCTCGACTTGCAGTACACCTTGCTCACCTTGAATTTCACTCGGCAGTTTTGAGTCACTAGTCTTTGAGTGTTGTAGAACCACCTCAAAGCCATCATAGTTGAGCAGTACGCTACCGCTTCCATCCACGCCAGATTTAAGCAGTTGAGCCTGTGCTTGCACACTTTGAGGCTCACCAAATAATGCGACAGCTGACGATAGACAGTAAAAACCAATATCCATAATTGAGCCATTGGCAAACTCTGGATTGAATGTATTGGGATTCTCTCCTGCCAAGTATTTAGGGTAACGTGAGGAGTACTGACAATAACTGATGAATGCTTTGCTAATCGGTCCAATATGCTCAAGTTGAGCTTGCAGTAGCTTAAAGTTTGGCGCATGCATCGACATAAAAGCCTCATAAAGCAGCACTTGATGCTCTTCGGCAACGGCAAACATTTGTTGCGCCAGTTTTTCATTGGCCGCTAATGGCTTTTCGCAAATCACATGTTTACCCGCACGCATCATTTGCATCGCTTGGGGGGCATGCAGTGAGTTGGGGCTAGCAATATACACCACATCTATATCGTCACTACTTGCTAAGGCTTGCAAGTCGTCAAACAAGCGTGGTTGCGATTCAAGATTTGAATACTTCTCAGCGAACTGAGCAGCGCTCGATAATGAACGCGAGTAAATCGCAGCAAGTTGATATTTGCCACTCACCAAAGCAGCATCAATAAACTGGTCGGTAATCCAGTTAGTACCTATAACAGCAAGTCTTATCATCATTTCTACACAGTAAATACAACACGAAGGGCTAACAGAATAAGAATGATGCCAGAAAGTCTATCAATCAACTGTGCTTGATTACGTATTTTATCAATAAGCTTGGGACTCGATAGTAGAAACGTAATCAATGTGTACCACAAACCGTCAACGATTAATGGTGTGAGCACAATAATAGACTTACTCGCAACATCACTGCCGATAGCAATAAATTGGCTAAATAGAGCAATAAAAAACAACGCAATCTTTGGGCTAAGTATTGAGATAAAGAAACCTTCTCGAGCCGACTGCATTAGAGTGGTTTGTTCGCCTGACTCCAACTTAGCCGCAACACCACCTTTAGAGCGAAGTGCGTTCACGCCCAAGTAAGCCAAATAAGCCGCCCCAGCATAAGCGATGGTTTTAAAAAGCAAAGGAGACTGCTGCAGAACCACCGCGAGACCAATTAAGGTGATAAAAGCGTAAATGCCGATACCTAACGCATGCGCCCAAGCCGTGACAAAACCATTTGAACGCCCACCAGCTAAACTGTGCTTTGCCACCACGGCAAGGCTAGGCCCTGGCGACATTGCGCCAAGTAAGCATATGGTAAATAAAGAGAACCAAACTGTAAGAGTCATACTATGTAATCAATAAAAAAGGATGAAGAACAACTTACTCTCGATTAGAAATGATTTGAAATCAAAGTTACTCATAGTTGCTATGATTTCAAATCATAGCATTCATCTCAACAGTTAAATAATCTGAATCGACTTGGGCGAGATACGCATAACGTCGAGCACCTGATTTCGCATCCACTCATGACCTCGGTCTTGATCAAACTTGGGATGCCACATTAACCAATACTGGTGCATCAAACATTGGAAAGGCAATGGTCGATAAACGAGAGACGCATCTTGAGAAATATTCATCGCAATATGATCAGGCACGATCATCAATAAATCCGTCTCTTGAAGCACTTTGACTGCTG
This window of the Vibrio panuliri genome carries:
- a CDS encoding Gfo/Idh/MocA family protein, giving the protein MIRLAVIGTNWITDQFIDAALVSGKYQLAAIYSRSLSSAAQFAEKYSNLESQPRLFDDLQALASSDDIDVVYIASPNSLHAPQAMQMMRAGKHVICEKPLAANEKLAQQMFAVAEEHQVLLYEAFMSMHAPNFKLLQAQLEHIGPISKAFISYCQYSSRYPKYLAGENPNTFNPEFANGSIMDIGFYCLSSAVALFGEPQSVQAQAQLLKSGVDGSGSVLLNYDGFEVVLQHSKTSDSKLPSEIQGEQGVLQVEMISTGKKVTKIMRGQEPEDLTLEQHANPMFYETLDFAEQFYNNKMNPARKTRSLIVAKLLTEIRRQTGVVFPQDAI
- a CDS encoding OsmC family protein, with product MQAEVKWIEDFKFLGQSQSGHSIVMDGNGGATAPSPMEMVLMAAGGCSSVDVVDGLKQAGKNVASCTAKLTTERRETPPRIFTQVNIHFEVSGEDLDADTVEQVTSASLEKYCSVCLMLGEGVKMTHSWEIIA
- a CDS encoding sensor domain-containing diguanylate cyclase encodes the protein MFARALLKDIMSARNHKFLANALFEHLDALVEPKSLSIVSEQELCRSRKIVHFIGEPSDPNKYSESFWSWGAQFDTCDGMIPLTMSSSHFKSRTSSDVETYLFVLDNHSQARTYLIIDNANSQKVTQASEDSSLDLMQIVAARWQCLRAELEATREYRQRDIKEAKYLDVIQQREQFIEDMKLVQKIAVEISNPETLDDLHRFAVESIRGHLGIDRVALMLLDIKKRCFSGTYGTDEKGNTTDIHHTQYDLHHLEEAYINALFEGSESLIVIEDAPLYNDGNVIGQGWNGMLILRDGGDTIGWVALDNFIHRFPITSYQKQMLESFGSLLSQIYIRKRQEQNVRMLHASMVELSRCMTVRDVCKSAVTFGITRLGIDRLAVFLTDENCSYMQGTWGTDIHGNVVDESYYRSEIVDRTIVDNARSNPNEVVFEESVPIYHDFHIVGFGWTAMTMLTSSSGEPIAFIAADNLIRRSPLTHQLREVIRMFASNLSEVLLRTRAQEAVHVLNETLEQEVKARTKELQQANEQLEILAKMDPLTRLGNRRMLEAVMEEICDSNKQVEETFALILVDIDHFGLYNNYYGHMQGDIALMRVGGLLQKRAEQSNEVFCRIGGEEFALLVANKDESQVARLAEKIRSSIEEEAIPHADNDGRGVLTVSVGYTVTKMKRDDFNFDTLYNHADKALYAAKAKGRNLINGGLETVLE
- a CDS encoding LysE family translocator, whose translation is MTLTVWFSLFTICLLGAMSPGPSLAVVAKHSLAGGRSNGFVTAWAHALGIGIYAFITLIGLAVVLQQSPLLFKTIAYAGAAYLAYLGVNALRSKGGVAAKLESGEQTTLMQSAREGFFISILSPKIALFFIALFSQFIAIGSDVASKSIIVLTPLIVDGLWYTLITFLLSSPKLIDKIRNQAQLIDRLSGIILILLALRVVFTV
- a CDS encoding L,D-transpeptidase family protein → MMKFLLSLLFVVLSASVYSETDISVPSAVSVNKVTVDKSKRRLYLMNNDQVVREFRIALGKRPVGHKVYEGDQRTPEGIYKLEFVMEDSQFYRSIHISYPNEQDVAFAQRLNLNPGGDIKIHGQKNGELRPSKFVQSFDWTDGCIALTNEEMDELLSLVKVGTPIEILP